Proteins co-encoded in one Capsicum annuum cultivar UCD-10X-F1 chromosome 9, UCD10Xv1.1, whole genome shotgun sequence genomic window:
- the LOC107842121 gene encoding transcriptional regulator TAC1, giving the protein MENDPNSSNSKKYQITWNANEGISQVKCYRCSFCKRGFSNAQALGGHMNIHRKDRAKLREISIETSDIKKSISPSPDIPAPSSTDELLQQEVSSDETSSPSKRPCITLEEQHQHHHPNPISQEKDENHELIIGGDLLQLPLFVDTPSKEVINLIETQEGNKDMQLSVDSKLDLELRLGPESSESSEKPQ; this is encoded by the coding sequence ATGGAGAATGATCCTAATTcttccaactccaaaaaataccaaataaCATGGAACGCCAATGAAGGCATAAGCCAAGTTAAGTGTTATAGATGTAGTTTTTGTAAAAGAGGCTTTTCCAATGCACAAGCTCTAGGTGGACATATGAATATCCATAGAAAAGATAGAGCCAAGCTCAGAGAAATCTCGATCGAGACATCAGATATCAAGAAGTCTATCAGTCCTTCTCCTGATATTCCGGCACCATCCAGTACTGATGAATTATTGCAACAAGAAGTATCTAGCGATGAAACGAGCAGCCCCTCCAAAAGGCCATGCATTACACTTGAagaacaacatcaacatcacCATCCTAATCCTATTTCCCAAGAGAAAGATGAAAATCATGAATTGATCATTGGAGGTGATCTTTTACAATTACCTTTATTTGTGGACACTCCATCAAAAGAAGTAATCAATCTTATAGAAACACAAGAAGGGAACAAGGATATGCAATTGAGTGTTGATTCAAAATTGGACCTTGAGCTTCGATTAGGACCGGAATCTTCCGAATCCTCAGAAAAACCACAGTAA